The DNA region GTTCAGATCAGTTTTTATCtttggtttgttttgtacattCACTACCAAGAATCCATCAAACTTTTATAAATGATGCTCTATTTTAAAGCTACTAAGACAAAGACATCTGAACTTCACTATTCAGCTAGGGTCATCTACAATTATACCTTTAATTCATTCAGAAGTCTTGATGCTCAGCTGTCCTTCAGTGGTAACATAACCTGCATGATTGTGCAAGCTTTGTTTTCTTTACACAAAATTagaaggatcagacactttgtaacAGAGCAGGCTGTGAACTTCTTGTCCAAGCACTTGTGATTTGTATATTAGTCTACTGCAATGTTCTCCAGGCTGAACTTCCATCATCTGCTGTGAAACCTCTTTAGATGATCTAAAATGCTGCAGCTTGTCTGGTCTGAGCTCTATTTATCCCAATAGAGTCCTCTACACACATCAATATCACAGGAGAATTGAGCTGGTTTTCTTTCTTCTTGTTCCACTGACGCATGGTgagtttgaatgtttttttcatttgttttttggaTAATCATAGTGTAAATCCTGCCATTACATTGAAGCAACTTCTTggattgtgtgtgtttatgttttgtaatgtaaaaCCAGGGCTGTATTCTATTTCAGCtacatttaattcattattcatacatttagttaataataatacgACACATACAGTGATAATTTAATCAGCAATAGAATATGGGGTCTATTTTCTCAGTCTTTAGATGATTTTTTAATGCTCAGTAATAGTTTTTCCAGCTTGAATCCAACTGAAAGATTCAAATGTTTTGTTCTTCAGGGAGAATTACTTTAACATTgcttttatcattttataatCATCTTTGGTGGTTTTGAAGTATTTTGCTGTGCTGTAATCAGTGGAAtgatgacacggtggctcagtgggtagcactttcacctcacagcaagaagattgctggttcaagcccccagctggattagttggcatttctgtgtgaagtttgcatgttctccccgtgttcatgtgggtttcctccgggtgctccggtttcccccagagtcaaAGGACAATTcaattggtgaattgaataagctaaattagcagtagttaatgtgtgtgaatgcaagagtgtataggtgtgtaCCAGTGcttggttgcagctagaagagcatccgctgtgtaaaacatactgtatgctgtataagttggcggttcattctgctgtggcgactcctgattaacaaaggtactaagccgaaaagaaaacgagtgAATGAAAAAATCAGTGGatattgtgtttaataatgagtttgtgactaaaaataataaatagaaatgttAAAACGTTTGTTTTTCTCTAACAGCCTCAAGAGACGTCAGCGGAGTAAAATCAGCTGCTCTTTTACCAAAATCCACCATCAAACCTGCAGTCCGGAGCTCTTCTCCATCTACAGCCAGTGTTTCAGACGAACCAGCTGATCAATCCAGGTAAATCAAATCACAAATATGACCACACTTCATCCATTTTACAACTCCAAATCATTATAGAGATTAATCTGTCTGTGAAAACCAAAACATGAAGCAGTGATGGTTGAGCACATCTCACACACTAGCTGCTGTTTAAAATGCTCTGATGTTTAGAAATTGAATTGATAATCTCTAAATTATTTATCAATCTGACAAACATCTTAAACAAAGATTAGATTTACTTGTACCTCAGTTTGGTAGAAGGTTGAATAAAGTTCACCACCAGCCTTACAGAAAATGTGGACTATTAGAGATGAAAATGAagctgattttcttttttctagGGCATTATTAAAGAAtggggtaacactttatattgatggtccatttgagtattagtagactgtctgcttaaaatctgttgatAATATAATCAGCTTGATATGCTCCTTTGACAGAGatttaactgactaaaagaaactttgctagtacatgtcaacttacactaaccctaacccaaacccaacagtcttataatctaatgacaaaacttaaatgaaccatcaaaataaatgttacctcttcttcttcttcttcttcttcttcttcttcttcctataaaacctgttgcttttaacatAGTTGGAGATGTTGTAAGCAGGGGCGTAGCAACCGTGGGGGACGGGGCAtacgtccccctcacttttagagacagaccatttagaaacaggtgattaagaaTGCAAACTTTTGAATTCCATACAGTTGTCACTCCCGTTTCCCAAAACACATTACTATAAATAGACTGTTTAACCCTTTACATTATTACTTTCTTACAACATCTTCCTATAGAACTCGTTGCTTTTAGCATAGTTGGAGATGTTGTAAGAAATTAATAACGTAAAGGGTTGAACAGTCTATTTGTTTAGCAAACGCTGGACATTCGTGTAGTAAACGTGTTTTTGGAGGCGTATAAAATAATGTGGATGATTCAGACTTCTGAACACTGgataaacctcagtgtgtctgcACAAACTACACTATCAGAATTGACTTTAAAGAAATACCACTGAATATTTTGTTTGAGAAGCACAATTGTCATGAGGGCGGTGAATACTCAATGAACTTAATAAAACTGGGTGCTCTTATTGTGAAAATGCAGATGTTTTGTATTGAATGTCACATTCTCATGTTAcgatgtttctcttttaaaacatttctaaaaacagCTCTGATTTCACTGTAAAACATTGGACATATGTATGATTTGCTGATGTCTCAGTGACTGatatgtttaggttttgggtcagGTAAACGGCAGCGCTGGACTGTATTCTTTAAAAGTGTAGTTCTAAAAGTGCGCCTTAATGACGCCAGTGGCAACTGCAGTGTGTGTTATAAATGACTGGATGCTGTTCAAACCTCATGCCAGATTTTTGTCACTGGGACTAGATCACAATATAAGCCACATCACAAGTgagttcaaaaatatatatttttattagagaaatacacaaaaacaactgTAACAATAAAGAAgtgaataatacaataacaagACACTATATATTAACAGCAAAGGTGTCAACTGGCTACTCCAGCATGAACCAGTCGTGGTAAGGCATCTGTCCTAGAAGAATTCTGTGCTCTGGAATCTGCTGCAGACAAGCCCACATCAGATCACAGCATTCTGTGAAAAACAAAAGGAGAggtgagattattattattattattattattattattattattattattattattagtaaactGTTTTTTAACTTGTTCTTTGATGAACATCTCACCTtgagagagggtaaatttggaccAGTCATGCTCCAGGTAGTACAGGTCATACGTCGTTGGGAAATCTCCATGCAGCAATGTGAAGAGAAGAACCCCAAGAGAATAGACAGTTGCTGGTTTGGCATGGTAACATCCTCTTTTGTAAAACTCTGGCGGCATGTACGCTTCTGTGCCTGGAGGAGAGACATTTAGTTAAATCTCTGTGTCAGCATCATGTTGATAAATATACCAGATGGGTTTCAGGTGTGCTAATTACTGAgcttttaaaccgtatattaataatgcttatgtacattcataactagtgttgtcaaaagtatcgatactgacactcatcacagtcatatttgctgagcatgtgaacaccaatggccaatcagtggtgtttaacagcGTTCaattggacatttttaaaatgtcagtcccaaagtcgatacttttgacaaccctatttAAAACACCTACCAGAAAAGGTGGAGTATGCTGATTCCATCATGTAATCTCCGCAGCCGAAGTCAATCAGCTTGACCTCCAGTGTGTTTGGGTTTACAAGCAGGTTTTGCAGCTTAATGTCTCTGTGGAATACTTCCCGGTAGCAGCAAACATTGGCAGCATGAACAGCTTGGCCCATGATAGTTTGTGCCGTTTGCTCGGTGAGGACGCCTCCGTTGAGTTGCagaaatgcctccaggtccataCTTGCCGTAGGCCGCTCCATGACCATGACATAATGGTCTTTGAAGACCTGCCAGTCAAGGAGCTGAATTATATTGGCACACCTGGAGCCACTGCTGGCCATACTTGCCAAGGTGATCTCTAGAGGTGGCTGGTCATgagactgaaaacaaaataatgatgTTGGTTTTCAAACAAGGATTTTTAACCACAGCCTGTTGtctaatattaaatataagaCATTTTGAGTTGAACACAGTGACTgagaagagaaaaacagaaaGTGTAGTGTACTTACAGAGCAGAGATCTTGCATACGTGGTGTCATCTGGGCAAATTTAACAGCCACCTGTTTAAAGAAATAAGCGAACAATTAACATGTGCATCCAGATCATTTCATTCAAATCCTGAACAGAGGTTTCATCAATTTGAATTCTCAGAAATGTCAAAACAATGAAAGCATGTTTCTGATGATGTTCTTTAAATAGTGAACTTCATCAAAGGATTTGAGTCTACAGAAATGAATACCTGCAGACCATCCTGTATGCGGATCCCCTCAAAAACGGAGCCGAAACCTCCTTCACCGAGCTGCTTTCCCAGATTGTAGCGGGAGCTGATGTCATCTGTTAAAAAAGAAGAACATTTAGCTGAC from Danio rerio strain Tuebingen ecotype United States chromosome 8, GRCz12tu, whole genome shotgun sequence includes:
- the LOC796099 gene encoding serine/threonine-protein kinase pim-1-like → MAFSKLISRLKKAFGIKRAHEPPREPLASTGNMTENHRHPITDDPPLFQACFPRRATVDDPLPALEIHDLQDEPISSSKFFHTAVNNLELEVLQPSIPDAPAEEDLDSTVKSEVNSFESPVSQQFSTDGIFEAFSGDSVQVDIDSALDEDSESSLNQKVSQDDSADDSALSLTADDETCLDNNDISSRYNLGKQLGEGGFGSVFEGIRIQDGLQVAVKFAQMTPRMQDLCSSHDQPPLEITLASMASSGSRCANIIQLLDWQVFKDHYVMVMERPTASMDLEAFLQLNGGVLTEQTAQTIMGQAVHAANVCCYREVFHRDIKLQNLLVNPNTLEVKLIDFGCGDYMMESAYSTFSGTEAYMPPEFYKRGCYHAKPATVYSLGVLLFTLLHGDFPTTYDLYYLEHDWSKFTLSQECCDLMWACLQQIPEHRILLGQMPYHDWFMLE